A genomic region of Pyrus communis chromosome 14, drPyrComm1.1, whole genome shotgun sequence contains the following coding sequences:
- the LOC137715685 gene encoding transcription factor DIVARICATA-like, producing MKFEMEILSPSSYFSTSNRLIEESKSARWTPAENKMFENALAVYDKDAPDRWHKVAELIPGKTVRDVMKQYEELELDVGKIEAGLIPIPGYGPSPFTLEWVNRHGGYDGFKQQSYGIGGKRSSSNRPSDHERKKGVPWTEEEHKLFLMGLKKYGKGDWRNISRNFVVTRTPTQVASHAQKYFIRQLSGGKDKRRASIHDITVNLNDMRTPSPDNKSPLSPELPQHPNSAATARAPFQWHQPQGGGVNLGFNQGHGNMFMSSHPYGISSYGQKMQGQDLHKGAANNLYYGPQNLGFQMQSSQHYPHG from the exons ATGAAGTTTGAGATGGAGATTCTGTCCCCTTCGTCCTATTTTTCGACTTCGAATAGGCTTATCGAAGAGAGCAAGAGCGCGAGATGGACTCCGGCGGAGAACAAAATGTTCGAAAACGCCCTGGCGGTGTACGACAAGGACGCGCCGGACCGATGGCACAAGGTGGCGGAGTTGATACCAGGGAAGACGGTGAGGGACGTGATGAAGCAGTACGAGGAATTGGAACTTGATGTTGGCAAGATAGAAGCAGGGCTTATTCCGATTCCGGGATACGGCCCCTCTCCATTCACATTGGAGTGGGTGAACAGACACGGCGGCTATGATGGGTTCAAACAGCAGTCTTATGGGATTGGCGGCAAGAGATCTTCGTCAAATCGCCCTTCGGATcacgaaagaaagaaaggggttCCGTGGACAGAAGAAGAACACAA GCTGTTCCTAATGGGACTGAAGAAGTATGGCAAGGGGGACTGGAGGAACATCTCGAGGAATTTTGTGGTGACACGAACACCGACTCAGGTGGCTAGTCATGCACAGAAGTACTTCATCAGGCAGCTTTCCGGGGGGAAGGATAAGCGAAGAGCCAGCATCCATGACATAACTGTCAATCTCAACGACATGAGAACTCCGTCTCCAGACAACAAAAGTCCTCTCTCTCCAGAGCTGCCTCAGCATCCGAATTCTGCTGCCACCGCTAGGGCTCCGTTTCAGTGGCATCAGCCGCAAGGCGGTGGAGTAAACTTGGGTTTTAATCAAGGGCATGGAAATATGTTCATGTCCTCCCATCCTTATGGGATTAGTTCATACGGACAAAAAATGCAGGGGCAGGATCTGCACAAAGGTGCTGCTAATAACTTGTACTATGGACCgcaaaatttgggttttcagATGCAATCCTCGCAGCACTACCCGCACGGATGA